The following are encoded together in the Streptomyces sp. NBC_00358 genome:
- a CDS encoding phosphotransferase family protein translates to MTADSLLPALAAAARRAAHPAAAVPGPRGACSRGACLCGAEDALLADRDDGTVVRHGAVVAKAHAPDTDPAALTRRLSVAAALPGVLLPPLNPAPAELLGRRVTLWPYGVPVDPDAPDAAPWEEAATLLARLHRQPVPDGLPPMRGPAKAARALARLRAAGSHPAAAPVLRAWAALPAWARDEAPMPHATTLCHGDLHLGQLLRHPAPDGPWLLIDVDDLGAGDPTWDLARPAAWYACGLLPPDTWLRFLAAYRAAGGPAVPVTGDPWPALDVAARALTVQTAALAVAKSAAARRPLDEVQQAVVDACDRMSPAPPELTRGFAT, encoded by the coding sequence GTGACCGCAGACAGCCTGCTGCCCGCACTCGCCGCCGCGGCGCGCCGCGCGGCTCACCCGGCGGCGGCTGTGCCCGGCCCCCGTGGTGCCTGCTCCCGCGGTGCCTGCCTCTGCGGTGCCGAGGACGCGCTGCTCGCGGACCGGGACGACGGCACGGTGGTCCGCCATGGCGCCGTCGTCGCGAAGGCGCACGCCCCGGACACGGACCCCGCCGCGCTCACCCGCCGGCTCTCGGTGGCCGCGGCCCTCCCGGGTGTCCTGCTGCCGCCGCTGAACCCCGCCCCCGCCGAACTCCTCGGCCGCCGGGTGACCCTCTGGCCGTACGGCGTTCCCGTCGACCCCGATGCCCCAGACGCGGCTCCCTGGGAGGAGGCCGCGACCCTGCTGGCCCGTCTGCACCGGCAGCCTGTCCCGGACGGGCTGCCGCCGATGCGGGGGCCCGCCAAGGCGGCCCGCGCGCTGGCCCGGCTGCGCGCGGCCGGATCGCACCCGGCCGCCGCCCCGGTCCTGCGCGCCTGGGCGGCCCTGCCCGCCTGGGCGCGGGACGAGGCCCCGATGCCGCACGCGACCACCCTGTGCCACGGCGACCTGCACCTCGGCCAGCTCCTGCGCCACCCCGCGCCGGACGGCCCCTGGCTCCTCATCGACGTCGACGACCTGGGCGCCGGCGACCCGACCTGGGACCTGGCCCGTCCCGCCGCCTGGTACGCCTGCGGACTGCTGCCGCCCGACACGTGGCTCCGCTTCCTGGCCGCCTACCGGGCAGCGGGCGGTCCGGCCGTGCCCGTAACCGGCGATCCGTGGCCCGCGCTGGATGTCGCGGCACGTGCCCTCACCGTGCAGACCGCCGCCCTCGCCGTGGCCAAGTCCGCTGCCGCGCGAAGGCCGTTGGACGAGGTCCAGCAGGCGGTGGTCGACGCCTGTGACCGAATGAGTCCCGCCCCGCCCGAGTTGACCCGAGGTTTCGCGACGTAG
- the cobA gene encoding uroporphyrinogen-III C-methyltransferase, translating into MAEHPAYPVGLRLAGRRVVVLGGGQVAQRRLPALIAAGADIHLVSPGATPSVEAMADAGEITWTRRPYEEGDLADAWYALIATSDPTASAEASAEAEHRRVWCVRSDDADAATAWTPATGHSEGVTVAVLTTNAKGRDPRHTAAIRDAVVEGLRDGTLVAPHHRTRTPGVALVGGGPGDPDLITVRGRRLLAEADVVIADRLGPRDLLAELPPHVEVIDAAKIPYGRFMAQEAINNALIEHAKQGKSVVRLKGGDPFVFGRGMEEAQALAEAGIACTIVPGISSSISVPGAAGIPVTHRGVAHEFTVVSGHVAPDDERSLVDWPALAKLRGTLVVLMGVDKIGRIADTLVAHGRPADTPVALVQEGTTAAQRRVDATLATVAEAVRAEDVRPPAVIVIGEVVNVGPGLPE; encoded by the coding sequence ATGGCCGAACACCCCGCCTACCCCGTAGGTCTCCGCCTCGCCGGCCGTCGCGTCGTCGTCCTCGGCGGTGGCCAGGTGGCCCAGCGCCGGCTTCCCGCGCTCATCGCGGCGGGCGCGGACATCCACCTCGTGTCACCCGGGGCGACCCCGTCCGTCGAGGCGATGGCGGACGCGGGCGAGATCACCTGGACGAGGCGCCCGTACGAGGAGGGCGACCTCGCCGACGCGTGGTACGCGCTCATCGCCACCAGCGACCCGACGGCCAGCGCCGAGGCCTCGGCCGAGGCGGAGCACCGGCGCGTCTGGTGCGTCCGCTCGGACGACGCCGACGCGGCGACCGCGTGGACCCCGGCCACCGGCCACAGCGAGGGCGTGACCGTCGCCGTCCTCACCACGAACGCCAAGGGCCGCGACCCCCGCCACACCGCCGCCATCCGCGACGCCGTGGTCGAGGGACTGCGCGACGGCACGCTCGTCGCGCCGCACCACCGCACCCGTACCCCCGGCGTCGCCCTGGTCGGCGGAGGTCCCGGCGACCCCGACCTGATCACGGTCCGCGGCCGCCGGCTGCTCGCCGAGGCCGACGTGGTCATCGCCGACCGCCTCGGCCCCCGCGACCTGCTCGCCGAACTCCCGCCGCACGTCGAGGTGATCGACGCGGCGAAGATCCCGTACGGCCGGTTCATGGCCCAGGAGGCCATCAACAACGCGCTCATCGAACACGCGAAGCAGGGCAAGTCCGTCGTCCGGCTGAAGGGCGGCGACCCGTTCGTCTTCGGCCGGGGCATGGAGGAGGCCCAGGCGCTCGCCGAGGCGGGCATCGCCTGCACGATCGTCCCCGGCATCTCCAGCTCGATCTCGGTGCCGGGCGCGGCGGGCATCCCGGTCACCCACCGGGGTGTCGCCCACGAGTTCACCGTGGTCAGCGGCCATGTGGCCCCCGACGACGAGCGCTCCCTCGTCGACTGGCCCGCCCTCGCCAAGCTGCGCGGCACCCTCGTCGTCCTCATGGGCGTCGACAAGATCGGCAGGATCGCCGACACCCTCGTGGCGCACGGCAGGCCGGCCGACACCCCCGTCGCCCTCGTCCAGGAGGGCACGACCGCGGCACAGCGCCGGGTCGACGCCACCCTGGCCACCGTGGCCGAGGCCGTTCGCGCCGAGGACGTACGGCCGCCCGCGGTCATCGTCATCGGCGAGGTCGTGAACGTGGGCCCCGGACTTCCCGAGTAA
- a CDS encoding TFIIB-type zinc ribbon-containing protein → MQCPKCHAPMHTYNRNGVQIEQCSGCRGIFLDYGELEALTRVESQWSQPAPPPPGVPQAYPSAPAPAWGAPQHGGHGGHGGHYGGHGGHGGHHGHKSFGHMLFSS, encoded by the coding sequence ATGCAGTGTCCGAAATGTCATGCGCCGATGCACACGTACAACCGCAATGGCGTCCAGATCGAGCAGTGCAGCGGCTGCCGCGGGATATTTCTCGACTACGGCGAGCTGGAGGCACTGACCCGCGTGGAGTCGCAGTGGTCCCAGCCCGCGCCGCCGCCCCCGGGCGTCCCGCAGGCGTACCCGTCCGCCCCGGCCCCCGCCTGGGGTGCCCCGCAGCACGGCGGGCACGGCGGCCACGGTGGTCACTACGGCGGCCACGGCGGCCACGGTGGCCACCACGGGCACAAGAGCTTCGGCCACATGCTCTTCTCGTCCTGA
- a CDS encoding serine/threonine-protein kinase yields MDMAMMRLRREDPRVVGSFRLHRRLGAGGMGVVYLGSDRRGQRVALKVIRPDLAEDQEFRSRFAREVSAARRIRGGCTARLVAADLEADRPWFATQYVPGPSLHDKVAEEGPLSAADVAAVGAALSEGLVAVHEAGVVHRDLKPSNILLSPKGPRIIDFGIAWATGASTLTHVGTAVGSPGFLAPEQVRGAAVTPATDVFALGATLAYAATQDSPFGQGSSEVMLYRVVHEEPHLHGVPDALAPLVRACLAKDPEERPSTLQLSLRLKEIAAREAQGMADARPPAPRTDPDRPTGRLAEQYAEQRTQRRPGSTPPPRVGGTNGGSRSGSRPAPVRNTGRTGNRPAPRSGAGRPGPRTTGTGRRPANPRLLRQRLFVFVVVTLLVALGIAAAQGCQGPSRGLHDGDPRKDVHQGRSSHEALPAGGPTAERYGG; encoded by the coding sequence ATGGACATGGCGATGATGCGCCTGAGGCGCGAGGACCCGCGTGTCGTCGGCTCGTTCAGGCTTCACCGACGGCTCGGCGCGGGCGGCATGGGTGTGGTCTACCTGGGCTCCGACCGGCGTGGCCAGCGGGTCGCGCTGAAGGTGATCCGGCCGGATCTGGCGGAGGATCAGGAGTTCCGCTCGCGGTTCGCGCGCGAGGTCTCGGCCGCCCGGCGGATCAGGGGCGGCTGCACCGCCCGGCTCGTCGCCGCCGACCTGGAGGCGGACCGGCCGTGGTTCGCCACGCAGTACGTGCCCGGCCCCTCCCTGCACGACAAGGTCGCCGAGGAGGGGCCGCTGTCGGCCGCCGACGTGGCCGCCGTCGGTGCCGCCCTCTCCGAGGGTCTGGTCGCGGTGCACGAGGCCGGGGTGGTCCACCGTGACCTCAAGCCGTCCAACATCCTGCTGTCCCCGAAGGGGCCGCGGATCATCGACTTCGGTATCGCGTGGGCGACCGGGGCGAGCACGCTCACGCACGTCGGCACGGCGGTCGGGTCCCCCGGCTTCCTGGCGCCGGAGCAGGTGCGCGGCGCCGCCGTCACCCCGGCCACCGACGTGTTCGCGCTCGGGGCCACGCTCGCGTACGCGGCGACCCAGGACTCGCCCTTCGGGCAGGGCAGTTCCGAAGTGATGCTCTACCGGGTGGTGCACGAGGAACCGCATCTGCACGGGGTCCCGGACGCGCTCGCGCCGCTCGTGCGGGCCTGTCTGGCGAAGGACCCCGAGGAGCGGCCCAGCACCCTCCAACTGTCCTTGCGGCTCAAGGAGATCGCGGCCCGCGAGGCCCAGGGCATGGCGGACGCCAGGCCGCCCGCGCCGCGCACGGACCCGGACCGGCCGACGGGGCGCCTGGCCGAGCAGTACGCCGAGCAGCGCACCCAGCGGCGCCCGGGGAGCACTCCCCCGCCGCGCGTCGGCGGGACGAACGGCGGCTCGCGGTCGGGATCGCGGCCGGCGCCCGTCCGCAACACCGGTCGCACCGGGAACAGGCCTGCGCCCCGCAGCGGCGCCGGGCGGCCGGGTCCGCGGACGACCGGAACCGGCAGGCGGCCCGCCAATCCGCGGCTCCTGCGCCAGCGGCTCTTCGTGTTCGTGGTGGTGACGCTGCTGGTCGCGCTCGGCATCGCGGCGGCCCAGGGGTGCCAGGGGCCGTCCCGAGGGCTGCATGACGGGGACCCGCGCAAGGACGTGCACCAGGGGCGGTCGTCGCACGAGGCGCTGCCCGCGGGCGGCCCGACGGCCGAGCGGTACGGCGGCTAG
- a CDS encoding TrmH family RNA methyltransferase gives MADLITVENPDDPRLRDYTGLTDVELRRKREPAEGLFIAEGEKVIRRAKDAGYEMRSMLLSAKWVDVMRDVIDELPAPVYAVSPELAEQVTGYHVHRGALASMQRKPLPTADELLRSARRVVVMESVNDHTNIGAIFRSAAALGMDAVLLSPDCADPLYRRSVKVSMGAVFSVPYARLDTWPKGLESVRDAGFNLLALTPDEKARSLDEAAPHRMDRVALMLGAEGDGLSTRALMAADEWVRIPMAHGVDSLNVGAAAAVAFYAVATGRPES, from the coding sequence GTGGCCGATCTCATCACCGTCGAGAACCCCGACGACCCGCGTCTGCGTGACTACACGGGCCTGACCGACGTGGAACTGCGCCGCAAGCGCGAACCCGCCGAGGGCCTGTTCATCGCCGAGGGCGAGAAGGTCATCAGACGGGCCAAGGACGCCGGGTACGAGATGCGTTCGATGCTGCTGTCCGCCAAGTGGGTCGACGTCATGCGCGATGTCATCGACGAGCTCCCGGCACCCGTCTACGCGGTCAGCCCGGAGCTCGCCGAGCAGGTCACCGGCTATCACGTGCACCGCGGAGCGCTGGCCTCCATGCAGCGCAAGCCGCTGCCGACGGCGGACGAACTGCTGCGGTCGGCCCGTCGGGTCGTCGTCATGGAGTCCGTCAACGACCACACCAACATCGGCGCCATCTTCCGCTCCGCCGCCGCCCTCGGCATGGACGCGGTGCTGCTCTCCCCGGACTGCGCCGACCCCCTCTACCGCCGCTCGGTGAAGGTCTCGATGGGCGCGGTCTTCTCGGTCCCGTACGCCCGGCTCGACACCTGGCCCAAGGGCCTGGAATCGGTGCGCGACGCCGGGTTCAACCTGCTCGCCCTCACCCCGGACGAGAAGGCCAGGTCCCTCGACGAGGCCGCTCCGCACCGGATGGACCGGGTCGCGCTCATGCTCGGCGCGGAGGGCGACGGTCTGTCCACCCGGGCCCTGATGGCGGCCGACGAATGGGTCCGCATCCCGATGGCCCACGGCGTCGACTCCCTGAACGTGGGCGCGGCGGCCGCGGTCGCCTTCTACGCGGTGGCGACGGGCCGCCCGGAGAGCTGA